The DNA sequence ttaaaaaaattaaattgatttatagAGTATAAAGATCCAACCTAACTTTGTCCATTTTTATAATGGACAAAGCCCCATTGTCTAAAAAAAGACATTTAAACtttcaacctttttattttaagataatacgatctatttattaaaaaatctatTTTGTTTTATCGAGAATTTATTtgatactaaaattagttactaatatatttatatataaatatatgtagtttaatttatttttaatatatatttatattctaacatatattttatactaataattaataattaattttaatatacacttaCTATAATCACACATTCAATGAActtctttaattaaaaattaataattttaagtaGATAGATATTTAATCATGTTTGACTCAAGTAAATTGTAATTAATGAGATAACAATATTAAACCATGGGTTATTCCAATAATAGTgcataaaattgtttaaaaatactatttgtacattaaaattaaattttaaaattaattattatatatttgtatatatatataatttaatttatttttaatatatattttatatttaatatatattttatactgaaaaCTGAATTTAATgactacttttaatatatatctattttaatttaaaaaattttatactaaCATCATAAGTCATAACATTAACAGTAGATAtgatatacaaaaataaaaatgttatgtaCATGTTAAAAATTAACCACTAGCCCCCAAATTTATTatcatgtatttatataaaaatatatatttttaatttatttttaatgtgtattttatattttaatatatattttatatggtaactaactttttgtatatatatagcgatatatatataactttttgaTAGAATACAAAAtcattaaaattgaatttaatttagacaaatataactatattatgaATACATACAAAATTAGTCACGTATTTAACTAATTatacaatatatattaaaaatgagttaaataatatatatgtataagatAAGGTAgctgattttaatttaaaatcaaagtttatatttagaaaagggaaagaaccgACCGGATTGCATTACAATTTACAAATAAACTTCATTTTCTTAATCTCAAACAAGTGCTGCATTGAATGATAAAATTACCAGATCACGATTTTAAAATTGTAGTCAaattatttataacaaaaattaaaacgtAATTAAATTCCATAGACTCAAATCAAATTCGAATTTAATTTCTAATAAATACTCAAGATAAATAAGATATTGAAAGTCAAATGAACTTTTAATTTGTAACATTTAAAGCAAATAATTCCATTtacaaatcaaatcaatcctttAGGAAAAAAGAAAATTCAATGATATATATacttctttatcttttcttgatgCATGTGCTCCTTCTCTGTTCTTCCCAACTCTTTGAAAATTCCCAATAAATCTATATAGTACGCCACCATCCCTTGATTAATGTCAACCAAATTATTTCTTAATAATCCCTCCCTATTCAGTTTCTTATTAgcaaatattcaaaaattcaaatatcACTTTCAATTACTCCAAAAATTCTCTATATACATGCCTCATTAATTCTTATCTATATCTCTTGCATAATcattaacccaaaaaaaaaaaaaaacttgaaattcTCAAAATCTGTGTTAGTGTCAAAATTCTGTAGCCACTCTTCATGATGATGGAGAAAATCTCCAAATTGAAGAACAAGTTGTTCAAGTTTTTTCTTACACAACCTGTAGTAGCTTCAATGGCCCTTCAAAATCCAACAATGAGTCCCAACAATAGTGTATCCAAAAGGGGTTGTAGATCACACGGATTCAAGGTTTCAATAGTTCCAAAGGAAGTTAGAAGAAAGCATAGGAGTGCAAGCTTTAGGTCAAATAATGAACCATCATCTCCTAAGGTATCATGCATGGGAGAAGttaagtgcaagaagaagagaatggCCCTCAAACAGAAAAGGGTTGAAGAGACTATTATAACCAAAAGGAATGATGATGTTCCATGTGAAGAAAAGAAGGGCAAGGTTCTTCTTTGGATCTTCAAGGGTCAAAAGCAAAGTGGTGGGAATAAAGGGTTTGTGTTAGAAGAGAAGGCACAAGAAAATTCACAGGTAATAGCAGCACCATCATTGGGTGCCATGAAGAAGTTTAAAGGTGGTAGAGGGTCACTGAGAGATTTTGATGTTACAATTACTAAAAGGtgttaatatatatatgtgtgtgtgtcaACTTTATTACAATTATCCTTGAAGTTAAATGCTATCATGGGTTTTTATGATATTTCTGATTGCCAGAtgcaaaatttattgaaaaagaaaatgttgatacttgtttagtataattttataggTCTGTAGAGTGGAATTTGGTTTGTAAAGAGGTTTAGTTGAATCATGAGTTGCAGAATTTCATCTTTAAATTGCTTTTATTCGTTTATTGCAGCCTTAACTTTCAAGCAAGTTTTGGTTTGAACTTTTGTAACTAAGTGATATGCACTTGATCAAGCAAATATAAGCTTCAACTAAAACTTTCATGTGAGATCTGAGAACAAAGCTCAACTATAAAACTAACATTCATAAAAATGTTAAAGCTAGGCATGTAAATTGTTGTTATTTCGTAAATTATTCCAGTAATCAGCTTGGAAAAGAATCACATAAAAGTGCTAGCATACACTGTTTTCCACTAAAATGGAATCCCAATGAATGCTAGCTTCTTTCCCCATGATCCTATCTAAACTTAGCAGAGTTTCAAATATTTGTGTTGTAAATGGGTGTGTTTCATCATTTACCCCAAATTTTTGGTGACCTGATTCAAGCTCCACAGAACTATACCCAATtggcttcttgatttctttctcCTTGATTATTTTCCTCACTCTAGCTGCATCCTCCCATCTTCCTGCATCTTCGTACATCTGTGCTAGAATCACATAGCGCCCTGCATTGTTGGGGTCCAAAACTAACAATTTCTCTGCGGCAAATTCAGCAAGCTCCATGTTTTTGTGTATTCTAGAAGCACCGAGTAAGGCACCATAAACATTTTTCCCCGGTTGAATAGGCATAGTTTGGATAATCTCCAATGCTTTATTCAAATCCCCAGCTCTGCCTAATAGATCCACAATGCAAGCATAATGCGCCTCGCTTTTCTTGACACCATAGGTTTCCATGGACAGAAAAAGGTGCCAGCCTTGTTTGAGCAAACCTGCATGACTGCAAGCAGATAACAAGCACAAAAACAAAACACCATCCGGCTTCACGCTTGACTCAACTAATTGCTGAAACATGCTGAGTGCTTCCTCCGCAAGACCATGCATTCCATAGCATCTAATTATGGCATTCCACACAATGACGTTTCTATCAGAAACCTGGTCAAAGATTGCTCTTGCCATGCGAATGTAGCCACAATTTGAGTACAATGATATAAGACCACTAGCTATAGCAGCATCAAGATTCATCCCTATCTTGACAATATAAGAATGAATCCAATATCCGGCTTGAACATCCGCAGCCTGAGCAAATGCAGGGAGAATAGTCACAAAGGTGGCATTATCCGGAGCACTGATATCACCGTCCCTCAACATGTCATAGAACAGCAAGATTGCATCATCCACATATCCATTTGTGGCATACCCTGAGATCATTGAATTCCAACTAACAATGTCGCGTTGAGGCATCTTATCAAACACTCTTCTAGACACTTCAACTTCCTGACACTTCGCATAAAACGCAATGAGGCCATTGGCAACGAACAAGTCCAAGTCCAACCCACACTTCACAACATGCCCATGAATCACTCTACCCTTATGGAAATCCCTCTCAGCAGCACATGCCTTGAGTGCAAAAGGATAAGTATAGCGATTCGGGGTGGTGCCACTCGTGTGCATCTCATCATAAACCTTTATGGCCTCAACAAAAGGACCCATGTTGGCATATCCCTTGATGAGCACGTTCCAACAGAAAACATCTCTTTCGGACAAAGTGTCAAACACCTTGCGTGCATATTCAAGGTTGGAGCTTAATTGGGTATACCTGTCTACTAGCTTAGTTGTGACAAATGGGTTTTGTTCGTGGCCATTAACAACAATCTGCGCATGCGTCTGTTTTATGCAATTGGTGGTTTTACAAAGGTTCAAGAGGTCTGTGTAATAGAAAGATTCTTTTTTGTGAGGTTTTGGGACCAAAAATTGTTGCACTCTACGAGACACGCCATGCATTTCTTTGCTATGTCTTAAAAAGAGAATAATGTATATATGCTACAGCATTTGAAAAAGCAAGAGGTTTGTCAACAAAATCAAGCCATGAAAATAGGAACTTTGGTATTGGAATAGTTATGGAATATGTAGCACTGCAGAGAACAATAGTTTGAATAtttaaacaaattataaaaaaaaaacatattcctTTAATCCTTTCAGTAACGATTGAGGTTGGTCATAATTATttccaattattttttaaaaaaatattaattcactTTGTTGAtaacttgaaatttttttccCATTTGAAGGTTAAAACACCCTTTGATCTGATGCGCAGCATGTGCCATTGAGCAACCAAAAGTGATGAACCTTGTGAAAATTTCTGTTCACATGATGAACACTGCAGAATATACAATGTTCATACCATTCTCTTGAAATCACATAGAAATGCTCTTACATAAGTATCTCAAAGTGACAAAAATATTGACATGAATATATTTCAAGGAACAACCTTACATCATTTTAAGAGGGAAAAAAAGTTACATTTAAATTAGTGATTTATGACAGTTTGTGCCAGCAAATATACAAAAGTTAACTTGCTGGATTGTTGAGATGGTTGGCCTGAAACTGTCTTAGAAGCAGCAGTGACTGATGATAAAGATTGAGATCGATTCCATCAACGTTTCTACCGACACGAGCCTGCAAAACCCCCTGCACCAAGAAACAAAGAACAACATTCTCAATCGCGCATTCTATGATGAATGTGTTCAACGTGCTTATCCATTTTTAAGAAGAGCATACCTCATTATTCTCGGATCGGATTTGAAGCTCACCAATGAATTGGTAGATAGAACCAACTTTGAAGGTAAGATCCCTCAGATGTTCGGTATTAACTTTCAAGAAATCACTACCATCAACGATTGTTGCTATGGCTGTCTCTAATGTGTATTCCTGCAACCTGTAGGAAGCTTAACGATTATTTGCTACCATCATTGCCGGTGGTGagattttaaaatatatacaaaatgctAATCATACATCAATTTTTATTAATCCAAAAATAATGCTACATTACTCACATCCTCAAATTTGATGCTACACAATAACCAAGGCAATATAGTTTTAGGAACAAGAGATCCAAGATCAATGAAACTATGGCAAAACTCAAATGGCATGGAATTTCAACATCATCTGAAATATGTCCTGTCATTACTATGGTGAAAATTCCTACAAGAAGTACAATTAGAGTTGTACCACTCACTTTCCGGTTACTCTGAGCGACGCTCCTTGCTTGAAAAATGGCGACGAATGGTTTAGCTCTTGCAAAGTAACCAATGCACCAGATTTTATTTCAAACTGAGCCATCAATCTACACCTCTAACCAAATTAAGGTTCAAGTTGTACCTGCAAAATTTGAGAAAGCAATATCTATTATGACATTCAACAAAGCATAAATCCATGTTAATGATCAAGTTATTATAGTAGAAATACCCCTCAGAATCTGCAATTTAGTTTATGCAACAAATTGCAACACATATTAACAGAGAGCAgcttaattttcaattttcaatttagttttatgttgttttttttttttttaattgcttaAATTCTTAATTGGAAAAATCCTATGCAATTGACAAATCCAAGAACCCATTGATGAAACCCTAAATCAACTTCCAAACACAAATCACACCATAACTCTACGTTGACaagtaaaaatatgatttttcttATCATAACATCTACTTAGCAAACAAAATCAAGTTAGAAATTAAACACAATGTTGAGAGCGGAAACCTGAATTATTGCTCCAGTTGAACAGAGCAGAGCTTCAGGCGGCAGTGGCGGTGAAGAAAGTCGAAGTCACGGCGGCAGAGGGTGGAGAAAAATGTGGACTTAGGGTTGATTGGAGTGCGTACGAAGAGAAGCAAACATGAAAGGAATTTGTACGAATTTCAGAATCCAGAGTGTGTGAAAATTGTTCGAAAACATTTGATGACTAGTATTAACCCTTCTTTTGTGTTTCAGGTACAATTGAGCTTCCATGACTAAGAAACATTGAAGCCCATTCGCCATTACTCTTTCTGCTTCCATATTTTTGTTACTCATTACCCATTccttattttttacttattttaaatatacataaaaaatataatttaataattaatttttagtatgtacataatattttttatctttaaataccgacaaatactaatatattataaaaaaaataagaagtaaTATTCGAAGtaacaaataaattaacaaattttgaatttttatatttttaaatgtaaattattaatataataaataaaaattaaaaattgtttaatTAATAAAGAGTATAATGACTTTAAAAATGAGTCGTATTTATGTCAAAAatggtaaatttttttatttcttataaaTATTTCGATAAGTAAAGTAATtggttcaaaatttaaattttttatatctaaGATGAGAATTGATGGAACCATTAATATATAGTtatgagaaaataattaatttcattGAGAATTAGTAGACTTAGAATGAAGTCCAAATTTTCCAGCAACTTCATCATATCAACTATCCTTCTTATACATGCGTGCATATGTATAAAATACATAATCATTTGGCACAAATTATAACATATTCATGAATATATGCATAGTAATATTcattgtacaaataatatttgtcatctaCTTTAAAATCATTGaacaaaaagtaaattagaaacaaaagacaaagatacattaattaattattaataattatgaaaggTTCCATGGAGGTGGAGCTGCCTTGCTCGAACCCTAAGTTGTAAACGAAGAATTGCATGCATACATTGCATAGCAATATGGGATTGTTTCCTCACAAAAACACCACGCACCAATGCTTGCACCTTCACAATGCTTCTAAGAGCTCCATATGCTCTTCTTGCCTGTTCAATAATAATTCAACCATATCATCACACACCATCCATTATAATTTAGAAGTTTATTAATATATgtatgaatttaattaattttgatatatacaCACATAATATTAAGCAAGCTTTCAAGAAATAATTGTATGATTGTGACATGGATTTATTAGGGTGAATGGGTAATATGTAACATACAAGATGACCCCTAAAATAAGCTTGGATCTTGATTGCCGCAAGATCTTCCTTAGCTATGGTGGTGGTTTCTTCTTCATTATTGCTTCCTATGGTGGCTTCATTATCATCTTCTTCGAGTTGGTTTCTTCTTGTGTAAGGTAGAGTAGTGATGAtgatgttgtctttgttggataATCTAAGGAACTTCCTCCGAATAATTCTCAACCATTTGTGTGACGATGCACccattttgtatatatatattgtctggtgtttatatgaaattgaacatATTTTTTTGTTGAATAATGTGTGTGTGTTTATATATTGATGAATTTGGATTGAACTCCTTTGGTGGAAGATGGAAGTGGTGGCGTAAAGAAAAGGTAAGAGTTGTGGGTAACATGTTTGAAGTGATGTATACAATAAggtagaaactcaggtgcagtcgacttcacgtgaagttgatacctgataactgttatatgatttgattaaattttcatctaacgactatCAGATATCAACcttacgtgaagtcgacttcaccaaAATTTTTACTATAGAATaagtgttttaattttgtttcctaTTATATAGTGACGTGTAccgtttaaaaaatatatattaatatataaaatatatttattaaaattatacgaaataatgtatttatatatacaaatatttaataAATGTGTAGATAgtattttgattaaattatatattgattaaattatgtgttaagtttttaacgcaactaaatttaaaaaaatgttagatTCTGAATAAAAAAGTgtcttaattttataaattaatatcttagaaaaaaagaataaagtttgaacttatatatattttatattgaattactaaaacataattattattacaccattataattatttagaaattatataaataaaaatatgtatgtaaaaattttttgaaaattttcgataGCACCCTTACTCTGAAATCTGTCTCCGTATGAATGTGAGAAttcataaaatgaaaactaacgtGGTAGGATGATTTTCCTTTTTCACCAAACTATATACTTATATAGTATGTCATGATTTCAAACCATATTATATGCTCAGCCAACTACCACTTTTCACCCAACCtctagccttttttttttttttcgaataacAAATAAGaatgtttattatattaattttagttattgaTATATAATGAATGAGTCTGATCTTACGAGCGATTTAATTTCGGTacgatttataattaaaaatggtAATATTAAGAAGATAATATctaaagttattttatataatataatatttataattttatacatataatatttgtaattatatatttattatatataaaattatataattattctaaacataattaataaatattaaataaaataattttaaactaattggtcaaattttttattgtctttcgAATATTATTTCACAACATAACTGTGTTAGTAATAACTTATATGAAGTTAAAGTCAAATTATaccatatgttttttttttagtgtCTAATTATACCATGCGGTTTAATAATGATCATCAAGTGATGATTCTAATTATAATAAACAAGAGTTACATTCGATTAACAATTATTATATATAGTTTTAGCGTTTGATCCAATGTATGATAATGAATAAATCCTATAATCTTCTATTAGAAACAAATTAAACCTATTTAtcgtaataaaatatataaaaaaataagaatcagcagaatttattattttttattaatattttaattattaattcaatttttttagtttaatattctAATAACATACTTTAAgcatatacttttaaatattactgATTAACTACAACAAAAATAACAGAATCGGTTGATTCTCTAATATTTCTTTTCAACATAATAacaagagcaatgctagggggtcagtaatttttgtgattgttagtcatcaattagccatcaatgatgatttgatggtgtaaaattagtgtgagatttcatccaatggctcaccttcctctgctggttacatgctggccaaaattcaataaaactgctgcccctagacttttcctaataACAAACTTAATTACTCATTTGTGACGTTTTATATTTGTGTTGGAAGTCCATTTTGGGTCCAATCATCATAACCACCAGCCACATCTTTAACTCCACTAAATCCCTGCaacacatataaattaaaatctaTAAAGGTCaccatttaataattaataataattattgctactcatataaattaaatatagtttgaatatatattttgatgacaAACCCTAAAAGGATATGCCTTGCTATATATGCATGAGAGAGCAAACTTGATATATAGTGGCATACGTACTATACAATCAATTGAACTCTTTGTGTTCaattccataaaaaaaaaagtaaaattgcatataCAAATCTATTGGCTATATTATGATATCGATAATATTAAGGAGacaaaaaaatagtcaaaatttattttatttaatatttatcaattgttacaataattaatgaatattaaataagataaattttaattattttttattaattattttttaatttaattttgatatactaatAATGTAAAATGTTTTATACAGTCGtacaattatatctatttttttagataatcatATATacagttaatataaaaaaataattatttttactgtaatattacataattaaatatatataaaactattttataccaataatcatcaaattaaatttattatttttagttatcaaacatttttattataaaattgataCTATGAACACATGTATAAGGAACCTAACATGACACGGACAAATCAACATACTAATTTTAAGGACACACATAATAATAGTGATAAAGTCAAACGTGTCGACATATAAATGTATTTAAGTATGCTTAAgtatatcaaaaaataattttttattttttattaaggtataattaaatacaaaataaaaatacactatgaTCAAATaagtgttaatatatatatatatataggaattgAAGTCGAGATTGAGTAAGAATGATTAGGTTACAGCATCTAATAAGTCTGTAGCAGCCATCTTAGACCTCCTACCGCTCTTACACCCCTGTCATATTAAATCAACGAGCAAATATAAGGAATCACATTTTAGTTCATtagtattagttaatttttttaaaaatattaattttttaattttttaaaagtttaaaatttatgatttataatttagaatttaaaattaaaaatttattatctaagatttgaatttaagataaataaaataattttaaaaaaataattttaaaaaattaattaatattagttaaaaaaattagctTTCTAGTATTATTactctaaattaatatataaaatacaatataatGTAAAgactaatattatttattaaatattcttTTCCTATCGTATAGTATATTAGTATTGAGATATATAATTAGGGATTCAAAATAAGTTTTTTGCTTTTTGTAGGTTGTAGCGGGCTATTATCTATTTTAGAAGTAATTATGCTAATGTGTCATATTTAGAATTTTtctaaagtattatttttaattcaaaaataaaaataaaaacgttataaagtaaaaaaattaatgctACAAAAATAGTACTCCAAAGCAAATTGTTCAAAATGAAATTATAATTGTATTCATGTGTCATCAATGCTGACCAAAAAGGCAAAAATTAAAATCTCATTTTTATCATATATAcataattaagaaattaaaaaataaaatttgagatATAATAAAGCAATAAGTTAATTCTTATAAGATTGGTAATTAAGGCTAATGATGCACTCACAACAACGATTTTGTCATGTTTGCTGAATTGGGATGAGACTTGTTCAATGAAATCAGCGTTTTTTGTCATATCTGCATATTAATTGTTCATTAAACTCATTAATCAGAGACTTAAATTACAAGTTAAATTTCAGAGGGAATTCCTCAAATttaatgcttttgttttcttttcgttGTTCAGTGGTATATTGTTACATATACaaagtaaaatttaaatcaaatatccACTACTTATTTAAATGAATGAGTGAATTGATCATTCGaccaattcaaatttcaaattcaaattagttgcttttgtttttttattaaaatttagtatatataacTAAGGTTTTGCTATAGTTACTCAAatttttaagtcaccaaaaaatatattaattattaaataaaaaaaaccataatatatgcatataaatatatttatatataaatatatcgtTACTAATCAATAACTAATTTTTAGTGTAGATACATCATTACGAATTAATAAGAAGGAGTAGAATTAACCTTCTCCAATTTTGTGAAGGTAAGGGATGTTAATGGCACCTGGAGTGTGACCTGCACTGAACTCTTCAATGGtcctacaaataaaataaatttttacaaaaatttaaaaataaaataataaaaatatatgaatgattatatatttaataaattgaatataccTGACATCCAAATAGCGATATCCGGCTTGAAGAAGGCCATGCGCGACGCCAACGGGCACCGAAGTTGGAACTTTTTTACCCTCCAAATTCTCATTTGGACTAGTTTTTGTgcttcaaataataattaaaactcATAATTATTATCACATTAAATTAATTACTTATTGTGTTAATTATATTTCCTTAATTCAATTTGTTCCTTCAAGAAATTGATTAAAGgctaaagaaattgaatttgcaaCCTTAGTTAACATGCgtgaaacaaaaatattattcgtatactaaaattaactattaatatatttatgtataatttaatttattttaatgtatatttatattttaatatatattattttatattaataattaattttaataactaattttagtatatatataatcattaataaaaaatacattataatcataaaaaatatttaataaccaaAAAATACATTATAATAGTTTCAACTTCCTTGCCAATaaattatagctcaaatggcataatttccccatactcaattaagaagttgcgagttcaaaataaaaaaaaaatttcaacttcCTTAATTAAATTGTTCTTACCAAAAGTTTGAAAAGTTGTAATGTGCCATGGGGGAGCCCACGGTTTTCCAAAACGACCATCTGcatctaataataaataatttaacttATAATTAGAgagaaagataataataataataataacaataataataataataataccaaaaaaaaagaaattaaatcagaTTAATTAATATTTACATTACATACCCACTAAGAAGCTAAGGTAGTAGTATGTTGCCAATAAAATTTTGAGACAAACATCGGAGATGTTAAATCATGGATTCGCTCAAAGATTAAAGGCATCAAAATATAGCAACAAAAAAAGCTATTGTGTTCTAAATCAAACAATTAGGAAACAAATTAAAACTTAAGAATAAGaaacaaattaaagagaagaaTATAATGTTTGATTGATAGAAACGCACTTGAAAGTAGGTtgagagagggagggagggagtgAAGGAGAGCCATGAAAACGAGCGGTGGAGACACCAAACAATAACACTCCTCTCAATGCTTTCATCTTTGACATCATCATCTTTCAAGATTATGAATCAATATGATGCTGTCAAAATGGGTACCTTTCATGCCTTAAATATTATTATGTAGTTATTATTTAACATTTAACACAagtggtgtatttttttttattttttatattttatattaatagtttagatttaaaatttttcatttatcaAAGGTGTAACGAATTATAACAAGTTAATTTTTAAgaagtattttattatttaatttgttcaGAATATATTAGCATTCGTCGTATATATTGAGAATAATCTTTACACAAATTCTAAAGTTGATTTGGACACtaatataattcataaaaaagtTTGAGAAATTCTTCGCATACAAGCGATTAATATTTGTAAGCCTTACAAATTCAATTAAAACTAACGCTCAAAACACGCTTTGAATTGTTCTTCTTTCTCTtcgtcttctccttctccttttctttcttttcttgccttctctttttctttcttctttttggtgcacgttcttcttcctttactcttcttcttctccttttctttcgtt is a window from the Arachis hypogaea cultivar Tifrunner chromosome 1, arahy.Tifrunner.gnm2.J5K5, whole genome shotgun sequence genome containing:
- the LOC112796955 gene encoding uncharacterized protein At1g76070, translating into MEKISKLKNKLFKFFLTQPVVASMALQNPTMSPNNSVSKRGCRSHGFKVSIVPKEVRRKHRSASFRSNNEPSSPKVSCMGEVKCKKKRMALKQKRVEETIITKRNDDVPCEEKKGKVLLWIFKGQKQSGGNKGFVLEEKAQENSQVIAAPSLGAMKKFKGGRGSLRDFDVTITKRC
- the LOC112796951 gene encoding pentatricopeptide repeat-containing protein CRR2, chloroplastic-like, with protein sequence MHGVSRRVQQFLVPKPHKKESFYYTDLLNLCKTTNCIKQTHAQIVVNGHEQNPFVTTKLVDRYTQLSSNLEYARKVFDTLSERDVFCWNVLIKGYANMGPFVEAIKVYDEMHTSGTTPNRYTYPFALKACAAERDFHKGRVIHGHVVKCGLDLDLFVANGLIAFYAKCQEVEVSRRVFDKMPQRDIVSWNSMISGYATNGYVDDAILLFYDMLRDGDISAPDNATFVTILPAFAQAADVQAGYWIHSYIVKIGMNLDAAIASGLISLYSNCGYIRMARAIFDQVSDRNVIVWNAIIRCYGMHGLAEEALSMFQQLVESSVKPDGVLFLCLLSACSHAGLLKQGWHLFLSMETYGVKKSEAHYACIVDLLGRAGDLNKALEIIQTMPIQPGKNVYGALLGASRIHKNMELAEFAAEKLLVLDPNNAGRYVILAQMYEDAGRWEDAARVRKIIKEKEIKKPIGYSSVELESGHQKFGVNDETHPFTTQIFETLLSLDRIMGKEASIHWDSILVENSVC
- the LOC112796963 gene encoding CST complex subunit TEN1, giving the protein MAQFEIKSGALVTLQELNHSSPFFKQGASLRVTGKLQEYTLETAIATIVDGSDFLKVNTEHLRDLTFKVGSIYQFIGELQIRSENNEGVLQARVGRNVDGIDLNLYHQSLLLLRQFQANHLNNPAS
- the LOC112727407 gene encoding thiosulfate sulfurtransferase 16, chloroplastic-like — encoded protein: MMMSKMKALRGVLLFGVSTARFHGSPSLPPSLSQPTFKCRWSFWKTVGSPMAHYNFSNFCTKTSPNENLEGKKVPTSVPVGVAHGLLQAGYRYLDVRTIEEFSAGHTPGAINIPYLHKIGEDMTKNADFIEQVSSQFSKHDKIVVGCKSGRRSKMAATDLLDAGFSGVKDVAGGYDDWTQNGLPTQI